The following coding sequences are from one Bradyrhizobium sp. WSM471 window:
- a CDS encoding fumarylacetoacetate hydrolase family protein: MKLLSFIADGRPSFGAVKDNGVVDLGTRMAPCTTLRQVLEAGRVAEATKLVASTAPDHALDRISFAPVIPDPGKIICVGLNYRDHVAETGRTVTEKPALFVRFPCSQVGHLQPIVKPKVSDDFDYEGELALVIGKAGRHIPASRALDYIAGYSCYNEGSIRDWQRHTSQFLSGKTFAESGSFGPWLVTADEIPDPSKLTLQTRLNGTVVQDTTTDLLITAIPELITYISTICPLVPGDVIVTGTPGGVGAKRTPPLWMRPGDTVEVEISGIGILRNKVVAEPA; this comes from the coding sequence ATGAAGCTGCTCTCTTTCATCGCCGACGGACGCCCCTCGTTCGGAGCCGTCAAGGACAATGGCGTGGTCGATCTCGGCACGCGTATGGCGCCCTGCACCACGCTGCGACAGGTACTCGAAGCCGGTCGGGTTGCAGAAGCGACAAAGCTGGTCGCGTCGACTGCGCCCGATCATGCCCTCGACCGGATCAGTTTTGCCCCCGTCATCCCCGATCCCGGCAAAATCATCTGCGTCGGCCTCAACTATCGCGACCATGTCGCCGAAACCGGCCGGACCGTCACCGAGAAGCCAGCCCTGTTCGTGCGCTTCCCTTGCAGCCAGGTCGGCCATCTCCAGCCGATCGTGAAGCCGAAGGTCAGCGACGATTTCGATTACGAAGGCGAGCTTGCGCTCGTCATCGGCAAGGCAGGCCGCCACATCCCCGCAAGCCGCGCGCTGGACTACATCGCCGGCTATTCCTGCTACAACGAAGGCAGCATTCGCGACTGGCAGCGCCACACCAGCCAGTTCCTCTCCGGCAAGACCTTTGCCGAGAGCGGCAGCTTTGGTCCGTGGCTGGTGACGGCGGACGAGATCCCTGATCCGTCGAAGCTGACCTTGCAGACACGGTTGAACGGCACCGTGGTGCAGGACACTACCACTGATCTCCTGATCACTGCGATCCCCGAGCTGATCACTTACATCTCGACGATTTGCCCCCTCGTCCCCGGCGACGTCATTGTCACGGGCACGCCCGGCGGCGTCGGCGCCAAGCGCACGCCGCCTCTGTGGATGCGCCCCGGCGACACTGTCGAGGTCGAGATCTCCGGCATCGGCATCCTGCGCAACAAGGTCGTCGCCGAGCCGGCCTGA
- a CDS encoding DNA-binding transcriptional regulator, which translates to MSKERTNGQPRQSEGVRAFKRGLDVLHEVNRSGGIRAGDVARALDLPRPTVYRLLETLEELGYVARSASDDRFRVTRLALSLGDGYDPGVVICQAAAPYLAELSKTLVWPVDLSTYENAAMVVQETTHSRSPLSIDRGMIGKRLPMLRTSAGRAYLAACPARERDLIVNHLRRIDEADDRPFLEEGRLGRMIAETQVRGYAIRSEGEYNPKTASIAVPIVRDGAVFGCISIIWIRSALGIEEAIAQFVSLLGETASAIPVSP; encoded by the coding sequence GTGTCCAAGGAGCGGACGAACGGTCAGCCGCGGCAGTCTGAAGGCGTCCGCGCCTTCAAGCGCGGGCTGGACGTGCTGCACGAAGTCAACCGCTCCGGCGGCATTCGCGCCGGCGACGTGGCCCGCGCGCTCGACCTGCCTCGCCCGACCGTCTACCGCCTGCTCGAGACACTGGAGGAACTCGGCTATGTCGCTCGAAGTGCCAGCGACGACCGCTTTCGCGTCACTCGCCTCGCACTCAGCCTCGGCGATGGCTACGACCCTGGCGTGGTGATCTGCCAAGCAGCGGCGCCCTACCTCGCCGAGCTCAGCAAGACCCTGGTCTGGCCGGTCGATCTTTCAACGTATGAGAACGCCGCGATGGTGGTCCAGGAGACCACGCATTCCCGCAGCCCGCTCTCGATCGACCGCGGCATGATCGGCAAGCGCCTGCCGATGCTGCGGACCTCTGCGGGCCGCGCCTATCTCGCCGCCTGCCCCGCGCGCGAGCGCGACCTGATCGTCAACCATCTGCGCCGGATCGACGAAGCGGATGACCGCCCCTTCCTCGAAGAAGGCCGCCTCGGCCGAATGATCGCCGAGACGCAGGTGCGCGGATACGCGATCCGCAGCGAGGGCGAATACAATCCGAAGACGGCCTCGATCGCCGTCCCCATCGTCCGTGACGGCGCCGTGTTCGGCTGCATCTCGATCATCTGGATCCGCTCTGCGTTGGGGATCGAGGAGGCCATCGCGCAATTCGTGTCATTGCTGGGTGAGACCGCCTCCGCAATTCCAGTCAGCCCTTAG
- a CDS encoding bifunctional 3-(3-hydroxy-phenyl)propionate/3-hydroxycinnamic acid hydroxylase: MQDKSTLELFDVVIVGRGPVGATLANLLGLCGVRTLVLEREARTYHLPRAVHFDDECMRVFQTIGLAEAILPHVILSPGMLFLDADGKMLLDWSRPQTLTPMGWNLSYRFHQPELEDVLIAGLSRWPHVALRNRCDVFALDQDETGVRVRYEDLSNGTLSEVRARYVIGCDGARSLVRRFIGSGMDDLGFHERWLVIDVLLKRDRNDLGDYSIQHCDPRRPATYVRGTGTRRRWEITVLPGEDSQEVAQPAKVWELLSRWITPDDAELERAAVYTFHSVIAQQWRSGRLLLAGDSAHQTPPFLGQGMCAGIRDAANLAWKLAAVLHGRAEADLLDTYQSERQPHVRQFIELAIRLGGVINTKAIEAGLAAGEARENAPVKLEVKKPLLGPGLALGDLPLAGHLAPQFELKDGRRSDDMVGYGDVLLVENAAALPPGIKILTSDESNGVGRWLREHGIIAALVRPDRYVRGAARNTGELARLIAAITPSTHVPSAA; encoded by the coding sequence ATGCAAGATAAATCCACCCTCGAGCTCTTCGACGTCGTGATCGTCGGCCGCGGCCCGGTCGGCGCCACGCTCGCCAACCTGCTCGGCCTGTGCGGCGTGCGAACGCTGGTGCTGGAGCGCGAGGCGCGGACCTATCATCTGCCGCGCGCGGTGCATTTCGACGACGAATGCATGCGGGTGTTCCAGACCATCGGCCTTGCCGAGGCGATCTTGCCGCACGTCATCCTCAGCCCCGGCATGCTCTTTCTCGACGCCGACGGCAAAATGCTGCTGGACTGGTCGCGGCCACAGACATTGACGCCGATGGGATGGAATCTCAGCTATCGCTTCCACCAGCCCGAGCTGGAGGACGTGCTGATCGCCGGCCTTTCGCGCTGGCCGCACGTCGCCTTGCGCAACCGCTGCGACGTGTTCGCGCTGGATCAGGACGAGACCGGCGTGCGCGTTCGCTACGAGGACCTTTCCAACGGGACGCTCAGCGAAGTCCGTGCCCGCTATGTCATCGGTTGCGACGGTGCCCGCTCGCTGGTGCGCCGCTTCATCGGCTCCGGCATGGACGACCTCGGCTTTCACGAGCGCTGGCTCGTGATCGACGTGCTGCTCAAGCGCGACCGCAACGATCTCGGCGACTACAGTATCCAGCATTGCGATCCGCGCCGGCCGGCGACCTATGTTCGCGGCACCGGCACGCGGCGGCGCTGGGAGATCACGGTCCTCCCCGGTGAAGACTCCCAGGAGGTCGCGCAGCCGGCAAAGGTCTGGGAGCTGCTGTCGCGCTGGATCACGCCCGACGATGCCGAGCTGGAGCGCGCCGCGGTCTATACTTTTCATTCCGTCATCGCCCAGCAATGGCGCAGCGGACGGCTGCTGCTGGCGGGCGATTCCGCGCACCAGACCCCGCCATTCCTCGGCCAGGGCATGTGTGCCGGCATCCGCGATGCCGCCAACCTCGCCTGGAAGCTGGCGGCGGTCCTGCACGGACGGGCGGAGGCAGATCTGCTCGACACCTATCAGAGCGAGCGCCAGCCCCACGTGCGCCAATTCATCGAACTTGCCATCCGCCTCGGCGGCGTCATCAACACCAAGGCGATCGAAGCGGGCCTGGCCGCCGGCGAAGCGCGCGAGAACGCACCGGTCAAGCTGGAGGTGAAGAAACCCCTGCTCGGCCCCGGGCTCGCGCTCGGCGACCTGCCGTTGGCCGGGCATCTTGCGCCGCAATTCGAATTGAAGGACGGCCGCCGCAGCGACGACATGGTCGGCTACGGCGATGTTCTCCTCGTCGAAAACGCGGCTGCGCTGCCACCGGGAATCAAGATCCTGACCAGCGACGAGTCCAACGGCGTGGGACGCTGGCTGCGCGAGCACGGCATCATCGCCGCGCTCGTCCGCCCCGACCGTTACGTCCGTGGCGCCGCCCGCAACACCGGCGAGCTTGCCCGTCTCATCGCCGCCATCACGCCTTCAACCCACGTGCCGTCCGCGGCCTGA
- a CDS encoding ABC transporter substrate-binding protein, which produces MLRSVLSVCVALQMFASPAVAADIKVGIILSATGPAAAIGNAERNGTAFGPTEIAGKKVDYLFLDEASDSTAAVAALRKLFQESSIDILIGPTTTPGSFAAIDPAVEYKLPVITLAPVNALVAPVDARRRWIFKTTTNDDHEATPLFANMKKTGVKKLALIGFGDSYGDAWSKVSAQMSAAAGIALVADEKYARTDTTVVGQILKIIAAAPDAVLIAASGAPAALPLLQLREKGFTGQIYGTLGATFGDFRKLTGAQGNGLLVPLSPAVGAASFPDEYPAKKAALEFIRRYESRFGAGSRNIFAGSAYDALILIEQAAPAALKVAEPGTAEFREALRGAIEGLKGVAGSRGVYNYGPDDHTGLDQTALTLGKLENGEWIAVR; this is translated from the coding sequence ATGCTGCGATCCGTTCTGAGCGTGTGTGTTGCGCTGCAAATGTTCGCGTCGCCGGCTGTTGCGGCCGATATCAAGGTCGGGATCATCCTGTCCGCCACCGGGCCGGCGGCCGCGATCGGCAATGCCGAACGTAACGGCACCGCTTTTGGCCCCACCGAAATCGCCGGCAAGAAGGTCGACTATCTCTTCCTCGACGAGGCATCCGACAGCACTGCGGCGGTGGCGGCGCTGCGCAAGCTGTTTCAGGAGAGCAGCATCGACATCCTGATTGGCCCGACCACCACGCCGGGCTCGTTCGCCGCCATCGACCCCGCGGTCGAATACAAGCTGCCGGTGATCACGCTCGCCCCCGTCAATGCGCTGGTCGCGCCGGTCGACGCACGGCGTCGCTGGATCTTCAAGACCACGACCAATGACGACCACGAAGCGACGCCGTTGTTTGCGAACATGAAAAAGACCGGAGTCAAGAAGCTGGCGCTGATCGGCTTTGGCGATTCCTATGGCGACGCCTGGAGCAAGGTCAGTGCCCAGATGTCCGCAGCCGCCGGCATCGCGCTCGTCGCCGACGAGAAATATGCGCGAACCGATACCACGGTGGTCGGGCAAATCCTCAAGATCATCGCGGCGGCACCCGATGCTGTGTTGATCGCCGCCTCCGGCGCGCCGGCGGCGCTTCCGCTGCTGCAATTGCGCGAGAAGGGGTTTACTGGGCAGATCTACGGGACGCTCGGCGCGACGTTCGGCGACTTTCGCAAGCTGACCGGCGCGCAGGGCAACGGCCTGTTGGTGCCGCTCAGTCCCGCTGTCGGTGCAGCGTCCTTCCCGGACGAGTATCCCGCGAAGAAGGCTGCGCTCGAATTCATTCGACGGTACGAGAGCAGGTTCGGCGCCGGCAGCCGCAACATTTTCGCCGGCAGTGCCTATGATGCATTGATCCTGATCGAGCAGGCCGCGCCCGCCGCGCTCAAGGTCGCAGAACCGGGCACGGCGGAGTTCCGTGAAGCGCTGCGTGGTGCAATCGAGGGCCTCAAGGGCGTCGCCGGCTCGCGTGGCGTCTACAATTACGGCCCTGACGATCACACCGGTCTGGACCAGACGGCGCTGACGCTGGGCAAGCTCGAGAACGGCGAGTGGATTGCCGTGCGCTGA
- a CDS encoding ABC transporter substrate-binding protein codes for MATLRTTTAATLLITLALAGTPARAEIKGEAVRIGVLTDMNGIFATAMGPGSVEAARMAAEEFGGKINGKPIEILQADHQNKPDLAASLARKWFSEGVQAIADGGSSGAALAVQELVRGNGKIFLVSGAGANQLTDEACAASSVQWTQDAYSTATAVVSGIMQTSKQPWFFITGDYAFGHSIEATARTRIIELGGKVAGSVKAQLGTPDYSSFLLQAQSSGAKILAINVAGDNATAIKQAEEFGLADQGIKIVPMSFQNVDIEAVGLKATRGDLIVTSFFEDVSPAARRFSDAFFARRKAMPAQIQAGVYSAVRHYLQAVKDTDSDDSTAVMAKMKATPVSDAYTPNGRIREDQRMVHDLYLVQVKTPEESKGPWDFVKLVATIPPDQAFRPLERSKCGLVGK; via the coding sequence ATGGCCACCCTCCGCACGACAACCGCCGCCACTCTGTTGATCACGCTGGCGCTCGCAGGTACCCCCGCGCGTGCCGAGATCAAGGGCGAGGCCGTCCGCATCGGCGTCCTCACCGATATGAACGGCATCTTTGCGACCGCGATGGGCCCGGGCTCGGTCGAGGCGGCGCGCATGGCGGCTGAGGAGTTCGGCGGCAAGATCAACGGCAAGCCGATCGAGATCCTGCAGGCCGACCACCAGAACAAGCCGGACCTTGCGGCCTCGCTCGCCCGCAAATGGTTCAGCGAGGGCGTACAGGCGATCGCGGACGGCGGCAGTTCCGGTGCCGCGCTCGCGGTGCAGGAACTGGTGCGCGGCAACGGAAAAATCTTCCTCGTCTCCGGCGCCGGCGCCAACCAGCTCACCGATGAAGCCTGTGCAGCGAGTAGCGTGCAGTGGACCCAGGACGCCTATTCGACCGCGACCGCGGTGGTATCCGGCATCATGCAGACCAGCAAGCAGCCGTGGTTCTTCATCACCGGCGACTACGCCTTCGGCCATTCGATCGAGGCAACCGCGCGCACCCGCATCATCGAGCTCGGCGGCAAGGTCGCCGGCAGCGTCAAGGCGCAGCTCGGCACACCCGACTACAGCTCGTTCCTGCTTCAGGCGCAGTCCTCGGGCGCAAAAATCCTGGCAATCAACGTTGCCGGCGACAACGCCACCGCAATCAAGCAGGCGGAAGAATTCGGCCTTGCCGACCAGGGCATCAAGATCGTGCCGATGTCATTCCAGAATGTCGATATCGAGGCCGTCGGGTTGAAGGCGACGCGCGGCGATCTCATCGTCACCTCGTTCTTCGAGGACGTCTCGCCGGCGGCTCGGAGATTCTCCGATGCGTTCTTCGCCCGCCGCAAAGCGATGCCGGCGCAAATCCAGGCCGGAGTCTATTCCGCCGTACGCCACTATCTCCAGGCCGTGAAGGATACCGACTCAGACGACAGCACGGCCGTGATGGCCAAGATGAAAGCGACGCCCGTCTCCGACGCTTACACACCCAATGGCCGCATCCGCGAGGACCAGCGCATGGTGCATGATCTGTATCTGGTGCAGGTCAAGACGCCGGAGGAATCCAAAGGGCCCTGGGACTTCGTCAAGCTGGTCGCGACCATCCCGCCCGACCAGGCCTTCCGCCCGCTTGAGCGCAGCAAGTGCGGCCTGGTCGGCAAATAA
- a CDS encoding cytochrome P450, producing MSTVTNCPAYDVDLYDDDVLRDPYPHYRALRELGAVVWLSRNGLYALGRFEDVRAALRNPGSFSSAEGVAANAAVNEMSKGTTLASDAPLHDRLRAIIAAPMLPRALEEIGPQIRAEARQLVDGLVRRGQFDAVADLARHLPLTIVSKLVGLEDHGRGSMLRWAAATFNVLGAMNERACAAMTDVQEMRGYLGGAAIRERLRPGSWGERIFEAGDRGEVEPERCPVLMRDYLGPSLDTTIFATANLILLFGRHPEQWDLVRQDPALIPNAINEALRLESPIRGFTRYLAADTKIGEAVIPAGNRVLLLYASANRDERKWQDPERFDVRRRASDHLGFGNGTHMCAGLHLARLEMTALLEVLVEKVARFDIGEPVLALNNVLRGLASLPVRVA from the coding sequence ATGTCGACCGTAACGAACTGCCCGGCCTATGACGTCGATCTCTACGACGACGACGTGCTTCGCGATCCGTATCCGCACTATCGCGCATTGCGCGAGCTGGGCGCCGTGGTCTGGCTGTCGCGCAACGGCCTCTACGCACTCGGGCGGTTCGAGGATGTTCGCGCGGCATTGCGCAATCCCGGCTCGTTCTCGTCAGCCGAGGGGGTCGCCGCCAACGCGGCGGTCAACGAAATGTCGAAAGGCACCACGCTTGCGAGTGACGCGCCGCTGCACGACCGGTTGCGGGCGATCATCGCCGCGCCGATGCTGCCGCGGGCGCTGGAGGAGATCGGTCCTCAGATTCGTGCCGAGGCGAGGCAGTTGGTCGACGGCCTCGTGAGGCGCGGGCAGTTCGACGCGGTGGCGGATCTGGCGCGGCATCTGCCGCTCACCATCGTCTCGAAGCTGGTTGGGCTCGAGGACCATGGCCGCGGCAGCATGCTGCGTTGGGCGGCCGCGACGTTCAACGTGCTCGGTGCCATGAACGAGCGCGCCTGCGCGGCCATGACGGACGTGCAGGAGATGCGGGGCTATCTCGGCGGCGCTGCGATCCGCGAGCGGTTGCGGCCGGGCAGTTGGGGTGAGCGGATTTTCGAGGCTGGCGATCGCGGCGAGGTCGAGCCGGAACGATGTCCGGTCCTGATGCGCGACTATCTGGGGCCGAGCCTCGACACCACGATCTTCGCCACCGCGAACCTGATCCTGCTGTTTGGGCGGCATCCCGAGCAGTGGGACCTGGTGCGTCAGGACCCCGCGCTCATCCCGAATGCGATTAACGAGGCGTTGCGGCTGGAATCGCCGATCCGCGGCTTCACCCGTTACCTGGCCGCCGATACAAAGATCGGGGAAGCCGTCATTCCCGCCGGAAACCGGGTGCTGCTGCTCTATGCTTCGGCCAATCGCGACGAACGGAAATGGCAGGACCCGGAGCGCTTCGACGTGCGCCGCCGCGCCAGCGATCATCTCGGTTTCGGCAACGGCACGCATATGTGCGCGGGCCTGCACCTGGCCCGGCTGGAAATGACCGCGCTGCTGGAGGTGCTGGTGGAGAAGGTGGCGCGTTTCGACATCGGCGAGCCCGTGCTGGCGCTCAACAACGTGCTGCGCGGGCTCGCCTCGCTGCCGGTTCGCGTGGCCTAA